In Gopherus evgoodei ecotype Sinaloan lineage chromosome 21, rGopEvg1_v1.p, whole genome shotgun sequence, a single window of DNA contains:
- the LOC115637928 gene encoding putative olfactory receptor 13C6 — protein MEANNRSVVKAFIILGFSSMPHLQALFFILILATYVLTVTANLVIISVVKANQHVHHPLYYFLCSFSFLEILFTTSSAPKMLESLVEIRSTISVAGCIAHLYLFFALGSTQCFLLAIMAYDCYLAICHPLRYPAIMTMWICTRLIGVVLLGGFLAPLLPIIFISQLSFCGPKEIQHYFFDAGPLLRLASC, from the coding sequence ATGGAAGCCAACAACCGTAGCGTGGTAAAGGCCTTCATCATCCTGGGCTTCTCCAGCATGCCACATCTCCAGGCCTTGTTCTTCATCTTGATCCTGGCTACCTATGTCCTGACAGTGACTGCCAATCTGGTCATTATTTCAGTGGTGAAGGCCAACCAACACGTGCACCACCCCCTGTATTATTTCCTGTGCAGCTTCTCCTTTCTGGAAATCTTATTTACCACCTCCAGTGCACCCAAGATGCTGGAGAGCTTAGTGGAAATTAGGAGCACTATCTCTGTGGCTGGTTGCATAGCCCATCTCTACCTTTTCTTCGCCCTGGGCTCCACCCAGTGTTTCCTCCTGGCCATCATGGCCTACGACTGCTACTTGGCCATCTGTCATCCACTGCGGTACCCGGCCATCATGACCATGTGGATCTGCACTCGACTGATAGGGGTGGTCTTGCTGGGCGGCTTCCTAGCCCCCTTGCTGCCCATTATCTTCATCTCCCAGCTCTCATTCTGTGGGCCCAAGGAAATCCAACACTACTTCTTCGATGCAGGGCCCTTGCTGAGGCTAGCATCATGCTGA